A stretch of the Thiomicrorhabdus xiamenensis genome encodes the following:
- a CDS encoding DNA-directed RNA polymerase subunit alpha, with translation MQEMLEQLLTPRMVDIQRLTPFHSRVTLEPLERGFGHTLGNALRRILLSSMPGAAIVEAQIDGVLHEYSSIEGVREDVLEILLNLKEVAVKLHATNSAELTLNKQGPAVVRASDIALNHDVEIANPDHIIAHLSEGAELNMSLRVESGMGYRAAQTDNDSAIGVLRLDASFSPVHTVSYEVQNARVEQRTDLDKLIFDVVTDGTLDPEDAIKQAATVLHLQLNAFVDLKHKEVAAPQEEENEFDPIFLQPVDDLELTVRSANCLKAEQIYYIGDLVQRAEPQLLKTPNLGKKSLQEIKDVLAQRGLSLGTKLENWPPASLVSKES, from the coding sequence ATGCAAGAGATGTTAGAACAGTTGTTGACACCTCGCATGGTCGATATTCAACGTCTAACGCCATTTCACAGTCGTGTAACCCTAGAGCCGCTTGAACGCGGCTTTGGTCACACTCTAGGAAATGCGTTACGTCGTATTTTGTTATCTTCTATGCCGGGTGCGGCTATCGTAGAAGCCCAAATTGATGGTGTTTTACACGAATACTCATCGATTGAAGGTGTAAGAGAAGACGTTTTAGAAATTCTCTTAAACCTAAAAGAGGTGGCGGTCAAATTACACGCAACAAACAGCGCAGAATTGACTTTAAATAAACAAGGACCTGCAGTTGTCCGCGCTTCAGATATCGCGCTAAACCATGATGTTGAAATCGCTAATCCGGATCACATCATTGCGCATTTGTCTGAAGGTGCTGAACTGAACATGAGCCTACGTGTTGAAAGTGGTATGGGTTACCGTGCAGCACAAACCGATAACGACAGCGCGATCGGTGTACTGCGTCTGGATGCGAGTTTCTCGCCGGTTCATACCGTCAGCTACGAAGTTCAGAATGCTCGTGTTGAACAACGTACCGACCTTGATAAGTTGATTTTTGACGTGGTTACTGATGGTACCCTTGATCCGGAAGACGCGATCAAGCAAGCGGCTACTGTTCTTCACCTACAACTGAATGCATTTGTAGATCTGAAGCACAAAGAAGTTGCGGCTCCTCAGGAAGAAGAGAACGAGTTTGATCCGATCTTCTTGCAACCTGTTGACGACTTAGAGTTAACTGTTCGTTCAGCTAACTGTCTGAAAGCAGAACAAATCTACTACATTGGCGATCTTGTACAGCGTGCGGAACCGCAACTGCTTAAGACGCCTAACCTAGGTAAGAAATCTCTGCAAGAAATCAAAGATGTTCTTGCTCAAAGAGGTTTGAGCCTTGGTACAAAACTGGAAAACTGGCCACCAGCAAGTCTGGTGAGCAAGGAATCTTAA
- the rpsK gene encoding 30S ribosomal protein S11: MAKANSRVKKKAKQVVTDAVAHVHASFNNTIVTITDRQGNALCWATSGGSGFRGSRKSTPFAAQVAAERVGQMAQEYGVKNIDVMVKGPGPGRDSAVRGLNSVGFKITSISDVTPIPHNGCRPPKKRRV, encoded by the coding sequence ATGGCAAAAGCAAATTCACGTGTTAAAAAGAAGGCTAAACAGGTCGTAACGGATGCGGTAGCGCACGTTCACGCCAGCTTCAATAACACGATCGTAACTATTACTGACCGTCAAGGTAACGCACTATGCTGGGCAACTTCTGGTGGTAGCGGATTCCGTGGTTCTCGTAAGAGTACTCCATTCGCTGCACAGGTTGCTGCAGAACGAGTTGGGCAAATGGCTCAAGAATACGGTGTTAAGAACATAGATGTTATGGTTAAAGGTCCTGGACCTGGCCGTGACTCTGCTGTTCGTGGTCTAAACAGTGTTGGTTTCAAAATTACTTCAATTTCTGATGTAACTCCGATTCCTCACAACGGATGCCGCCCACCTAAGAAACGTCGCGTTTAA
- the rpsM gene encoding 30S ribosomal protein S13, giving the protein MARIAGVNIPVNKHIVIGLTSIYGIGSTAAKKVCAATGIEPSTKVRELTEDQLEALRNEVTNYTIEGDLRREVSMNIKRLMDMGCYRGIRHRRSLPLRGQRTKTNARTRKGPIKPIKR; this is encoded by the coding sequence ATGGCTCGTATTGCCGGCGTAAACATTCCAGTTAACAAGCACATTGTTATTGGATTGACTTCGATCTACGGGATTGGTTCTACTGCTGCAAAGAAAGTTTGTGCAGCTACTGGTATCGAACCATCTACGAAAGTTCGAGAACTAACTGAAGATCAGTTAGAAGCACTTCGTAACGAAGTGACAAACTACACGATTGAAGGTGATCTTCGTCGTGAAGTGTCTATGAATATTAAGCGTTTGATGGACATGGGTTGTTACCGTGGAATTCGTCATCGTCGTAGCCTACCACTACGTGGTCAGCGCACTAAGACGAATGCACGTACTCGTAAAGGTCCAATCAAACCAATCAAGCGTTAA
- a CDS encoding tRNA threonylcarbamoyladenosine dehydratase, translating into MDALFERSLLVFEEKGIAQLQNAHVLVAGVGGVGGFVAEALARAGVGQITLIDHDTVNPSNKNRQIIALDSNLGRNKAEVMAARIADINPACRVTISKEFIRPDDMHSLLSPGYDYVVDAIDSLNCKVALVATAKQLGLKVASSMGAGRRIDPSKIQLADISKTHGCALARNMRQRLKKQRIAKGVMTVFSSEIPKAPGPMEEIEGARGRVVNGTASYMPGIFGLMLAGYVISDLADHS; encoded by the coding sequence ATGGACGCACTTTTCGAACGCAGTTTATTGGTATTTGAAGAGAAGGGGATTGCGCAACTGCAAAATGCGCATGTACTGGTTGCGGGCGTAGGTGGTGTCGGCGGTTTTGTCGCCGAAGCACTGGCTCGCGCTGGCGTTGGCCAAATCACTTTGATTGATCATGATACGGTCAATCCTTCTAATAAAAACCGCCAGATTATTGCCTTGGATTCTAACCTCGGTCGGAACAAGGCAGAGGTGATGGCCGCGCGGATTGCTGATATCAATCCTGCCTGCAGGGTAACTATCAGCAAGGAATTCATTCGTCCTGACGATATGCACAGTCTGCTCAGTCCCGGGTACGATTATGTGGTTGACGCGATAGACAGCTTGAACTGCAAAGTCGCTTTAGTGGCGACCGCCAAACAACTCGGTTTAAAGGTTGCCTCCAGCATGGGAGCGGGGCGTCGTATCGACCCGTCCAAGATTCAACTGGCCGATATTTCCAAAACACACGGCTGCGCTCTGGCTAGAAATATGCGCCAGCGTCTCAAAAAGCAGAGAATCGCCAAGGGCGTTATGACGGTTTTTTCGAGCGAAATTCCCAAGGCTCCGGGGCCGATGGAAGAAATTGAAGGTGCGCGCGGCCGTGTCGTTAACGGTACGGCGAGTTATATGCCCGGTATCTTTGGTTTAATGCTCGCAGGCTATGTGATTTCGGATCTGGCGGATCATAGCTGA
- a CDS encoding glycosyltransferase family 2 protein has protein sequence MFTLNPTLQPHTDKAHDMRPPCMPSVAVIIPCLNEAQTIAKVIADVRSALPESRIYVYDNNSTDQTADIASAAGAVVRKEVRRGKGRTLKKAFGEVEADIFVTLDGDDTYDASRLPEMIERLQQDHLDMLVGDRLQNRSSHDRTGHYLGNRLFSKMISTLFDMPVMDPFSGMRVMSRRFIKSFPSIASGFEVEVELTIHAFDLGAAIAEIPVDYRLRPEDSHSKLRTLRDGTKIFFKLFWLYQLKKPLQFYGYASLLLLILSCITFAIPLIEFITTEKVSHFPTLIVSMGGFVLTLLTFAIGLISENINSHSREIKRFIFRSSQRN, from the coding sequence ATGTTTACACTTAACCCGACACTGCAACCGCACACTGACAAAGCCCATGATATGCGCCCGCCCTGCATGCCTTCTGTTGCCGTTATTATCCCTTGTCTCAATGAAGCGCAAACCATCGCCAAGGTCATCGCCGATGTCAGAAGCGCGCTTCCGGAGAGCCGCATCTACGTATACGACAATAACTCCACAGACCAGACGGCAGACATCGCTTCCGCAGCAGGTGCGGTTGTTCGTAAAGAGGTCCGTCGCGGCAAAGGAAGAACGCTGAAAAAAGCGTTTGGCGAAGTTGAAGCCGATATTTTCGTCACTCTGGACGGAGACGACACCTACGATGCATCACGCTTGCCGGAAATGATTGAACGTCTGCAACAGGATCATCTGGATATGCTGGTCGGCGACCGTTTACAGAATCGCTCAAGCCATGACCGAACCGGCCACTATCTGGGCAACCGACTGTTTTCGAAAATGATCTCCACGCTGTTCGACATGCCGGTAATGGATCCGTTTTCCGGTATGCGGGTAATGAGCCGGCGCTTTATCAAAAGCTTTCCGTCAATCGCTTCCGGCTTCGAAGTCGAAGTCGAGTTGACTATCCACGCCTTCGATCTCGGTGCCGCCATTGCTGAGATACCGGTCGATTACCGGCTACGCCCGGAAGATTCACACTCTAAACTGCGTACCCTTAGAGACGGTACGAAAATTTTCTTTAAGCTGTTTTGGCTGTACCAGCTCAAGAAGCCCTTGCAGTTTTATGGCTACGCCAGCCTGCTGTTGCTTATTCTCTCTTGTATTACCTTTGCCATTCCGTTGATCGAGTTCATCACAACGGAGAAGGTATCGCATTTTCCGACGCTGATTGTCAGTATGGGCGGCTTCGTTCTCACCTTGCTCACTTTCGCTATCGGCCTGATTTCCGAAAACATCAACAGTCATAGCCGCGAGATTAAGCGTTTTATTTTTCGCAGCAGCCAACGGAACTGA
- a CDS encoding TatD family hydrolase, producing MLFDTHAHLLEATPQEVAALHYPVLNVTTDSSQWSDAVELSKQSPMVACALGLHPWFVCEDSFPALVTLENYLQREKICALGEIGLDFQKQFSANKDLQLEVFESQLQLAQKYLLPVSIHVIKAHNEMLALIKEYPVSGVIHGLGASLPLVKSYIDLGFKVGVNGVVCRENANRYHAMLQNFDLRHFVLETDYPNIALPGQNNVSLNDINRVAETVASLKNSPLEEVLLQTGYNAQQIFRFSQD from the coding sequence ATGTTATTCGATACCCATGCCCATCTTTTAGAAGCCACACCGCAAGAGGTTGCCGCGCTTCATTATCCCGTACTTAACGTTACAACCGATTCATCGCAATGGAGCGATGCTGTTGAACTTTCAAAACAGTCTCCGATGGTTGCTTGTGCCCTGGGACTGCACCCATGGTTCGTTTGTGAAGACAGTTTCCCCGCTTTGGTAACTCTCGAAAATTACTTACAGCGAGAAAAGATTTGCGCCCTAGGAGAAATAGGTCTCGATTTTCAAAAACAGTTCTCCGCCAATAAAGATCTCCAATTGGAAGTATTTGAATCTCAGCTACAATTGGCGCAAAAATACCTGTTACCGGTTTCGATTCATGTGATCAAAGCGCACAATGAGATGCTGGCGCTGATTAAAGAGTATCCCGTTAGTGGGGTTATACACGGCCTGGGGGCTTCTTTGCCCTTAGTTAAGTCTTATATCGATTTAGGCTTCAAAGTCGGCGTAAATGGCGTTGTATGCCGTGAGAATGCAAACCGCTATCATGCTATGCTGCAAAATTTTGATTTGCGTCATTTTGTGTTGGAAACGGATTACCCGAATATCGCTTTGCCCGGGCAAAACAACGTCTCTTTGAATGACATCAACCGGGTTGCGGAAACGGTTGCAAGCTTAAAAAACAGTCCGCTTGAAGAGGTCTTGCTACAAACAGGCTATAATGCGCAGCAGATTTTTAGATTTTCGCAGGACTAA
- the uvrA gene encoding excinuclease ABC subunit UvrA — MLEEIVIRGARTHNLKNIDVTIPRDKLIVITGLSGSGKSSLAFDTIYAEGQRRYVESLSAYARQFLSVMEKPDLDHIEGLSPAISIEQKSTSHNPRSTVGTVTEIYDYLRLLFARVGTPRCPTHGCDLQAQTVSQMVDHTLELPEGSKCLLLSPVVRAKKGEHQTLLSELQAQGFIRARIDGETRELDGTIELEKNKKHTIEVIIDRFKVRDDIKQRLAESFETALRLSDGLAQVVPMSEDDDFELLFSEKFACPHCGYSVPELEPRIFSFNNPHGACPTCDGLGVKESFEADKIISHPELSLAGGAIRGWDRRHKYYYDLLKAVADFYEFDIETPWQELSADNQKVILYGSGRQQLPLPHGKYSDVRRFEGVIPNMERRFAETESKAVRDELEKYRTSKPCSACGGTRLNEVARHVYVNDYTLPQLTDFPVGELHQIFSGMALEGAKGEIAAKIIKEVHERLSFLVNVGLNYLTLNRSADTLSGGEAQRIRLASQIGAGLVGVMYVLDEPSIGLHQRDNDRLLRTLNHLRDLGNTVIVVEHDEDAIRAADHVLDIGPGAGIHGGRVMAQGTPQEIMDNPQSLTGLFLSGKREISLPQQRLKTDERWLKINGAHGNNLKNVNLEIPVGLLTCVSGVSGSGKSTLINGTLSKLSANILNKAGHTPSPYKSHDGFAHFDKAVNIDQSAIGRTPRSNPATYTGLFTPIRELMAATPESRTRGYTPGRFSFNVKGGRCEACQGDGVLKVEMHFLPDVYVPCDVCQGQRYNRETLQVQYKGKNIHEILEMTVEDARAFFDSIPVLARKLQTLMEVGLGYIKLGQSATTLSGGEAQRVKLAKELSKRDTGNTLYILDEPTTGLHFHDIELLLQVINQLRDHGNTIVIIEHNLDVIKTADWVVDLGPEGGSGGGQIIATGTPEEIAANPQSHTGRYLKPLLER; from the coding sequence ATGCTTGAAGAAATTGTCATCCGCGGCGCGCGCACCCATAACTTAAAAAATATCGATGTAACGATTCCGCGCGACAAACTGATCGTAATTACCGGTTTATCCGGCTCGGGAAAATCTTCATTAGCATTTGACACCATCTATGCCGAAGGTCAACGTCGTTATGTGGAATCGCTTTCCGCCTACGCCCGTCAGTTTCTGTCGGTGATGGAAAAGCCGGATCTGGATCATATCGAAGGGCTTTCTCCGGCGATCTCGATCGAGCAAAAATCGACTTCGCATAACCCGCGTTCCACCGTAGGAACCGTAACCGAAATTTACGACTACCTGCGTTTACTGTTTGCCCGCGTCGGGACGCCACGCTGTCCGACGCACGGCTGCGATCTGCAGGCGCAAACCGTCAGCCAAATGGTCGACCACACGCTTGAACTTCCGGAAGGCAGTAAATGCCTGCTTTTATCCCCGGTGGTCCGTGCCAAAAAGGGCGAACATCAGACGCTGTTGAGCGAATTGCAGGCGCAGGGCTTCATCCGCGCCCGTATTGATGGCGAAACCCGAGAACTCGACGGCACTATCGAACTGGAAAAAAACAAGAAACATACGATTGAGGTCATTATCGATCGCTTCAAGGTCCGCGACGATATCAAGCAGCGCCTGGCGGAATCCTTCGAAACCGCCCTGCGGCTGTCCGACGGCCTGGCGCAAGTGGTTCCCATGAGCGAAGATGACGACTTCGAGCTGCTTTTCTCGGAGAAGTTTGCCTGTCCGCATTGCGGCTATTCAGTTCCGGAATTGGAACCGCGAATCTTCTCTTTCAACAATCCGCACGGCGCCTGCCCGACCTGTGACGGCCTGGGCGTCAAAGAAAGTTTCGAAGCCGACAAGATCATCAGCCATCCGGAATTAAGTCTTGCCGGAGGCGCGATTCGTGGCTGGGATCGTCGTCACAAATACTACTACGACCTGCTCAAAGCGGTTGCCGACTTCTATGAATTCGATATTGAAACCCCGTGGCAGGAACTCTCTGCGGACAATCAGAAAGTGATTCTGTACGGCTCCGGACGTCAGCAACTGCCGTTGCCGCACGGAAAATACAGCGATGTACGTCGCTTTGAAGGCGTGATTCCGAATATGGAACGTCGTTTTGCCGAAACCGAAAGCAAAGCGGTTCGCGACGAACTGGAAAAATACCGCACCAGCAAGCCCTGCTCGGCCTGTGGCGGCACGCGCCTGAACGAAGTAGCACGGCATGTTTATGTTAACGATTACACCTTGCCGCAACTGACTGATTTTCCGGTCGGCGAACTGCATCAGATTTTCAGCGGTATGGCGCTTGAAGGCGCAAAAGGTGAGATTGCCGCCAAAATCATTAAAGAAGTTCACGAACGCTTGAGCTTTCTGGTCAACGTCGGCCTGAACTATTTGACTCTGAACCGCAGCGCTGACACCCTTTCCGGCGGCGAGGCACAGCGTATCCGCCTCGCTTCACAGATCGGTGCCGGTCTGGTCGGCGTGATGTATGTCCTCGACGAGCCTTCAATCGGTTTGCACCAGCGCGATAACGACCGACTGCTCCGCACTCTGAACCATTTACGTGACCTAGGCAATACGGTTATTGTCGTCGAACATGATGAAGACGCCATCCGTGCGGCCGACCATGTACTGGATATCGGGCCCGGAGCCGGTATTCACGGCGGTCGAGTCATGGCGCAGGGAACACCGCAGGAAATCATGGACAACCCGCAATCTCTGACAGGTCTGTTCCTGAGCGGAAAGCGTGAAATCAGTCTTCCGCAGCAGCGCCTGAAAACCGATGAACGCTGGTTGAAGATTAACGGTGCCCACGGCAACAACCTGAAAAATGTCAATCTGGAAATCCCGGTCGGGCTGCTGACCTGCGTCAGCGGTGTATCCGGTTCCGGAAAATCGACGCTGATCAACGGCACCCTTTCCAAACTGTCGGCCAATATCTTGAACAAAGCCGGGCACACTCCGTCACCTTACAAGAGCCACGACGGCTTTGCGCATTTCGACAAGGCCGTCAATATCGATCAGAGCGCCATCGGACGGACGCCGCGCTCCAATCCGGCGACCTATACCGGACTTTTCACTCCGATCCGCGAACTGATGGCGGCAACGCCGGAATCTCGTACCCGCGGCTATACCCCGGGGCGTTTCAGTTTCAATGTCAAAGGCGGACGTTGCGAAGCCTGTCAGGGCGACGGAGTTTTAAAGGTAGAAATGCACTTCCTGCCGGATGTGTATGTTCCCTGCGATGTCTGTCAGGGCCAGCGTTACAACCGCGAAACCCTGCAGGTGCAGTACAAAGGCAAGAATATCCACGAAATTCTGGAAATGACCGTCGAAGACGCACGCGCCTTCTTCGACTCGATCCCGGTCTTGGCCCGCAAACTGCAAACGCTGATGGAAGTCGGACTCGGATACATCAAACTTGGCCAGAGTGCGACAACCCTTTCGGGCGGTGAAGCGCAACGCGTCAAACTGGCCAAAGAGTTGTCAAAACGCGATACCGGCAATACGCTGTACATACTCGATGAACCGACCACCGGTTTACATTTCCACGATATTGAACTGCTGCTGCAGGTGATCAATCAGTTACGTGATCACGGCAACACCATTGTCATTATCGAACACAATCTGGATGTAATTAAAACCGCCGACTGGGTCGTCGATCTTGGCCCGGAAGGTGGCTCAGGCGGCGGACAGATCATCGCCACGGGAACACCTGAAGAGATTGCCGCCAATCCGCAATCCCATACCGGCCGATACCTTAAACCGCTGCTTGAGCGCTAA
- the rpsD gene encoding 30S ribosomal protein S4 produces the protein MARYIGPKCKLARREGTDLFLKSGVRSIESKCKIDQLPGVHGAARKKVTEYGLQLREKQKVRRMYGVLEKKFRLYYKEADRRKGSTGVNLLQILESRLDNVVYRMGFAATRAEARQLVSHKAILVNGQSVNIPSFEVSAGDVVSIREKSRNQTRIAAALELKAQTGAVSWVEVDTKAFEGTFKSVPDRADLSADIQENLIVELYSK, from the coding sequence ATGGCTAGATATATTGGTCCTAAGTGTAAACTTGCCCGCCGTGAAGGTACTGATCTATTTTTGAAAAGCGGTGTTCGTAGCATCGAATCAAAATGTAAAATCGATCAACTACCAGGTGTACACGGTGCAGCTCGTAAAAAGGTAACTGAATACGGACTTCAGTTGCGTGAAAAACAAAAAGTTCGTCGTATGTACGGTGTTCTAGAGAAAAAGTTCCGTCTTTACTATAAAGAAGCGGATCGTCGTAAAGGTTCTACTGGTGTAAACCTTCTACAAATCCTAGAAAGCCGTCTTGACAATGTTGTATACCGTATGGGCTTTGCTGCAACTCGTGCAGAAGCTCGTCAGCTTGTTTCGCATAAAGCGATCTTGGTTAACGGTCAATCAGTAAATATTCCGTCTTTCGAAGTATCTGCTGGTGATGTGGTTTCTATTCGTGAGAAATCTCGCAACCAAACTCGTATCGCAGCAGCGCTTGAATTGAAAGCGCAAACTGGTGCGGTTAGCTGGGTTGAAGTAGACACTAAAGCATTTGAAGGTACTTTTAAATCAGTTCCTGATCGTGCTGATCTGTCTGCTGATATTCAAGAAAACTTGATTGTTGAGCTTTACTCTAAGTAA
- the rplQ gene encoding 50S ribosomal protein L17 gives MRHGKSGRKLNRNSAHRKAMFKNMSASLIEHEVIRTTVAKAKELRTVAEPLITLAKNDSVHNRRTAFARLGDKAAVGKLFQELGPRYQGRPGGYIRILKCGYRPGDNAPMAIVELVDRPVAEADNAAE, from the coding sequence ATGCGTCATGGTAAATCAGGTCGTAAGTTAAATCGTAACAGCGCGCACCGTAAAGCAATGTTCAAAAACATGTCTGCTTCACTTATCGAACATGAAGTAATCCGTACTACGGTTGCTAAGGCTAAAGAACTTCGTACAGTTGCAGAGCCTTTGATTACGCTGGCTAAAAATGACAGCGTTCACAACCGCCGTACTGCCTTTGCTCGTTTAGGTGATAAAGCAGCAGTAGGTAAGTTATTCCAAGAGCTTGGTCCACGTTACCAAGGTCGTCCAGGTGGTTACATCCGCATTCTTAAATGCGGTTACCGTCCTGGTGATAACGCACCTATGGCGATTGTTGAATTGGTTGACCGCCCAGTTGCGGAAGCCGACAACGCCGCTGAGTAA